In Spirochaetota bacterium, a single genomic region encodes these proteins:
- a CDS encoding YdeI/OmpD-associated family protein, with amino-acid sequence MNRKNISSGVVHKIPADLREALTSDPKALATWEALSPLARNEWICWVTFVKKDLTRKEHIQRTVSELREGMRRPCCWLGCIHRTDKPISPSVQAMLNKQRKSK; translated from the coding sequence ATGAATAGAAAAAATATTTCCAGCGGTGTCGTGCACAAGATCCCGGCTGATCTACGGGAGGCTTTGACTTCCGACCCGAAAGCGCTCGCAACATGGGAGGCCCTTTCGCCTCTTGCGCGCAATGAATGGATATGCTGGGTCACATTCGTAAAGAAAGACCTGACACGAAAGGAACATATTCAGAGGACGGTAAGCGAACTCAGGGAAGGGATGCGTCGGCCGTGCTGCTGGCTCGGCTGTATTCATCGCACGGATAAGCCCATAAGCCCTTCGGTGCAAGCGATGCTGAATAAACAACGGAAATCTAAATAG